CACAGCGGCGTGACGATCAGCGCCTGGCGGGTGTCCGCTTCAAGGGTCAGCAGCACCAGCACAAACAGGAAGAACGCCATGCACACCCAGCACATCACTTTGCCGAGCGGCATCTTGTAGATCGATTTTTCATGCAGCTGCGGGCGCTGTTTACGGTAGACCAGATACGAGCAGAGAATGATGGTCCAGACGAACATAAACAGGATCGCCGACACGGTGGTGATCATGGTGAACGCCGCAATCGCGCTCGGGTTGACATAGAGCATCACCACACCGCCCAGCAGGCAGATGCAGGAGAAGGTGAGCCCTTTCGCCGGTACCGCGCGTTTAGAGAGCTTGGCGAACGCTTTCGGTGCCACGCCATCCTGCGCCAGGCCAAACAGCATACGGCTGGTGGAGAAGACGCCGCTGTTGGCGGAAGAGGCGGCAGAGGTCAGCACCACAAAGTTGATGATGCTCGCCGCCGCCGGAATGCCGACCAGCACGAACAGCTCAACAAACGGGCTCTTATCAGCAACCACGGAACTCCACGGCGTGACCGACATAATCACGATCAGCGCGAAGACGTAGAACATGATGATACGAATCGGAATCGAGTTGATAGCGCGCGGCAGGGATTTCTCCGGATCTTTCGTCTCGGCGGCGGTCGTACCGACCAGCTCAATACCGACAAAGGCAAACACCGCTATCTGGAAACCTGCAAAGAAGCCGCTGATACCTTTCGGGAAAAAGCCCCCCTCATTCCACAGATGGCTGAAGGACGCTTCAACGCCGGTCGGCGATTTGAAATGCATCAGCACCATACCGACGCCGACGATAATCAGCGCCACGATGGCGACGATTTTGATCATCGCGAACCAGAACTCCATCTCGCCGAACATTTTCACCGTCGCGAGGTTGAGGCTCAGCAGCACGACGACCACGGCCAGCGCGGCGATCCAGTCGGCAAGGCCGGGATACCAGAATTGAGCATAGGCGGTAATGGCGACTACGTCCGCCATGCCGGTGACGACCCAACAGAACCAGTAGGTCCAGCCGGTAAAATACCCCGCCCACGGCCCGAGCAGGTCGGCGGCGAAGTCGCTAAAAGATTTATATTCGAGGTTGGAAAGCAGTAATTCGCCCATCGCACGCATAACGAAAAACAGCATAAAGCCGATGATCATATAAACGAAGATGATTGACGGGCCAGCGAGGCTAATTGTTTTGCCGGAACCCATAAATAAACCGGTACCAATAGCACCGCCAATAGCAATTAGCTGAATATGCCGGTTCGTAAGATTACGCCGTAGCGACTGTTCAGCCGGAGCCGCATTATCAGCGTCGGCTTTAACTTGATCTACCATGTTGTTTTCCTGTCTGTGTTGTTGGGCTCTGCTGGCCTTTACGTGTCTGCTTCGTCCTTAATGGACGCATCGATATTAGGTAAGAATCGGCGGGATGAATACTCTGAATTAAATCGAATGTTAAATATTTGTTTAAAGTGAGTGTTATATCACCTGGCAAATGCGAAACAGCTCACAAAAATACACCTGATTGTGCGCTTTGCAAGATAATATATTGCTAATAGTTCTGTTTACCAACGATCCGCGAAGTCAGAAACCCTCTCCTCTGTTAAAAGAGAGGGCTTCACGCCGAAACTTACAGAATTTCCAGCAGTTCCACTTCGAACACCAGCGTGCTGAATGGCGGGATGGATGCGCCAGCGCCGCGCTCGCCGTAAGCGAGGTTGTGCGGAATGGTCAGTTCCCATTTGGAGCCAACCGGCATCAGCGTCAGGGCTTCGATCCAGCCTGCGATTACGCCGTTAACCGGGAATTCAGCCGGTTCGCCGCGCGCGACGGAGCTGTCAAACACGGTGCCGTCAATCAGCTTACCGGTGTAGTGCACGCGTACGCGGTCGGTGCGCGCCGGGATAGCGCCTTCGCCCTGGGTGATCACTCGGAATTGCAGACCGGATTCGGTGCTGTTAACGCCTTCGCGCTCGCGGTTTTCATCAAGGTATTTCACGCCTTCTGCCGCCATCTCTTCGAAACGGGAGCGACGAACCGCGTCAGCACGTTCGTGGATTTCACGCAGCGCGCGATGAACAACGTCTACCGGTACAGCAGGCTGTTTGCCCGCCAGCGCATCGGCAATACCCGCGACCAGCGCTTCCGGTAACAGCCCCTCTAACCCGGATTCGCTCAGCTGCTGTCCTACCTGCAAACCAATGCCGTAGCTGGCTTGCGCTTCGATCGTGTCAAAAGTTGGGGTGGTCATGGGTTTTCCTTCCATCGCTTTTTAAAGTAGCGCGCAGCATAACAGCCGCCCTGGGCCGGGCACAACTTTGTCACGGGAAAGATGACAAAAGGGCGCGAAAGGGAAAGAATGGTTCACGTTAGCAAAACCCTGCATTGTGGTGTCAAAATAGTACTTTATATGGGCTTTCATGCGCTTAAACGCCGCGAACGCCAATGCAGGAAGATAAAGTGTATATACTCAACGAGACAGGATATTAAATGACGCGGAGCAGGAGGAGAGCCATGCCCGGGCGATTTGAACTGAAACCTACCCTTGCGAAGATCTGGCATGCCCCGGACAATTTTCGCCTGATGGACCCGCTCCCGCCTCTTCACCGCCGCGGCCTGATTCTGGCGGCGCTGCTGGTTATTATCGGCTTTCTGCTGCCGACAACGGATGAGAGCGTGCCGCAGCGCAGCGGTGAGGCGCGCGATGCGCAGCTCGATCTGCAAAACTCGCCGAATGTCGCGCCGCCGCAGGTGGTCAACGACCCGCAGCTCAACGCCCCCAGCGCGGAAGCGTCGATGCAGCAGCAGGAGTCGATTGAGCAGCAGCCTTCCACTGAGCAGCAGCCCACCGCAGAGCAGAACAGCCAGCCACTGGCGACCAGTAGCGGCATTGAGCAGCAGTGGCGCACCTACCGGGTGGGCGAAGGGAAAACCCTCGCGCAGCTCTTTCGCGATCATAATCTGCCGCCAACGGATGTCTACGCGATGGCGAAGGTTGAGGGCGACGGCAAGCCGCTCAGCAATCTGCAAAGCGGCCAGATGGTGAAGATCCGCCAGAACGCCAGCGGCGTGGTCACTGGCCTGACGATTGAGACCAGCGGCCAGCAGGTGCTCTTTACCCGCCAGCCGGACGGCAGCTTTATCCGCGCCCGCTAAACCTCGAGCGCCGGGCAGCGATCACCCGGCGCGCTTATTGACCCACGCGATCCCCGTACAGACCAGCACCAGCGCGACAGCGTATTTCCACTCCAGAATATTCTCGCCGAGGAAGATGGCCGACAGCACCGAGCCTGCCACCGGAATCACGAAGTTGAAGGGCGCGATCATGCTGACGCGGTTCACTTTCAGCAGGGCGCTCCACAGGGCAAACGCCACCGAAGAGAGCAGCGTCAGGTAGGCGAGCACCGCGACTGCCGCCGCGCTATCCACCGCCAGCTTTCCTCCCGTAAGATAGCCGCCCGCCAGCAGCGCCAGGCCGCCTATCGCCAGCTGCCAGCCGGTCATCACCGTAGGATCGACCGTTTGCGAAATCCGCTTACCGTACAGCGTGGCGGCAGAGAGGATAAATGCCGCCAGAATGACAAAGCCGTCGCCCTGCCAGACAAAGCGAAAATCCGCCAGCCCGCCGTGGAAGTTCACCAGCATGACGCCAGCGAAGCCCAGTACGCAGCCGAGCGTTTTGTTGTAGCTCAGCTTGTCATTGTGATAGATGAAGTGCGCCAGCAGCACGCTGAAGAAGGTGCCGGTAGCATTCATGATCGATCCGTTCACCCCCGTCGTATAGGCAAGGCCAATATAAAAGAAGGTGTATTGCAGCGAGGTCTGGGTCAGCCCGAGCAGCGTCAGTTGTCCAAACTGCGAAGCGCTTAGCCTGGCGATCGGTTTACGCTGCGCCAGCGCGAACAGCAGCAGTAGCGCTCCGGCAAAGAGAAAACGGTACCCGGCGAACACCACTTTGGAGGGGATGTCGTCGGTAGCGATATGGAACAGTTCATAACCGCTTTTGATCGCCGGATAGGAGCTACCCCATAACAGACAGCAGAGCGTGGCGCAGGCGTAAGCGATATGACGACGGGCAAAAACGGGGGTGGGCAGAGGGGAGTCCATGGCTAATCTCAAAAATAAAATTGCGTTTCAATTTAGTATCTGAGAATGCGGCGCAAATAGCTACCGGGAAAGGCGGGAATTGTGGGCGGGGCAGAAAAGCAAAACGCCGGCACAAGGCCGGCGCTTCGTCTCTCATTGTCGTTCATGTTGCAGAGGCGTTAGCGCCTGCAGACCCGAACAACTCAGAGCGCAGTGAAGAGTAAAAAATTACTCAGCAACTACGTTTACAGTCAGCTTAGCGAATACTTCGCTGTGAACCTGGAAGTCCACTTCGTGCTCACCGGTGGTACGCAGAACGCCGTTCGGCATACGAACTTCGCTCTTCGCCACTTTAACGCCAGCTGCAGTTACAGCGTCAGCGATATCGCGGGTACCGATGGAACCGAACAGTTTACCTTCGTCGCCTGCTTTAGACGCGATGGTAACGGTGCCCAGTGCATTGATTTGCTCAGCACGAGCGTTAGCAGCCGCCAGAACGTCAGCCAGTTTGGCTTCCAGTTCAGCGCGACGTGCTTCGAAATACTCAACGTTTTTCTTGGTAGCCGGAACAGCTTTACCCTGCGGTACCAGGAAGTTACGAGCGTAGCCCGCTTTAACGTTAACCTGATCACCCAGGCTACCCAGGTTTGCTACTTTATCAAGCAGAATAACTTGCATTACCTTATCCTCTCAAAGTCGTATTAATGGACCGTGACCGATTACTGATGACGATCAGTGTACGGCAGCAGGGACAGGTAGCGAGCGCGTTTGATAGCGCGTGCCAGCTGACGCTGATATTTTGCACGGGTACCGGTGATACGGCTCGGGACAATCTTACCGCTTTCGGTGATGTAGTTTTTCAGCGTAGCGATATCTTTGTAATCAATCTCAACAACGCCTTCCGCGGTGAAACGGCAGAACTTGCGACGACGGAAATAACGTGCCATTTGGCTAGTCTCCAGAATCTATCAATTCAATCTGCTCGGCATGCAGAACCATTTTGCTCAGGCCGTTCTTTGCCTTGTGGCAACTGATGAACCCCTGAACGGTTACTGCGCTACCGACCGTTATACTGTGAGTAATGGCCTGGTTCTCCTGCCCGCTGATTATTACAGGCATTTGGCACCACGCCTGCCGGTGAAAACCGGCTTCCTCCTGCACAGAGCGGTGCTCAAGCACGAACTGGCAGTGTGGAATTCCTGACGGGCTGACCTTTCGCAGCGGCGTCCTGCACACGGTGCCGGACAACACCAGACGGTTGGTCATCAGGAATTACTCTTCAGAATCCCCAGCATCTGCATCATCTGCGGTTTCATTTGCGAAATCATCGCGACGCTCACGACGCTCGTCTTTCGCTTTAACCATCGGAGATGCTTCGGTTACCGCGTTCTTAGTACGCATAACCATGCTACGGATAACGGCGTCGTTGAAGCGGAAGTTTGTTTCCAGCTCATCGATCGCTTCCTGCGGCGCTTCAACGTTCATCAGAACGTAGTGTGCTTTGTGCAGTTTGTTGATCGGGTAAGCCAGCTGACGGCGGCCCCAGTCTTCCAGACGGTGGATCGTACCTTCTGCTGCAGTGATTGCACCAGTGTAACGTTCGATCATGCCCGGAACCTGTTCGCTCTGGTCAGGATGGACCATAAAAACGATTTCGTAATGACGCATCGAATTGCTCCTTACGGATTATTCAGCCTCCTGTCTGGGTCAGCCGAGGCCCGGGGAGGCAAGGAACGTGTTAAAGGTCGGCTGAAAAATTGACGCGTCATAATACTGGCGCCACCCCAGGAACTCAAGGTGAATTGCACAATTAATTCGCACTAAGCGCCAAGAGAAGCCGCCACGGCGAATTACACTTAACCAGCGCACCTCATAACCTAAGGAGAAGAGATGTACAGGCGATAGTTCCCGAAGACGTACTGGAGCGTAACATCATGAAATACATCGCACTTTTACTAGCAACCCTGCTGCTTAGCGCCCAGGCTAGCGCAGCGATCGCCCCGCCCCCACCGCAAGCCCGCAATATGGATGACGTGCAGAGCTTAGGTGTTATCTATATTAATCATAACCTTACCGACGAAAGCGACGCCGAGCCGGTGTTGATTCAACGTCCGGATGCCGCCCCGCCGCTTAAAGATGACGGCTGAAGAAGCCGACCGTCGCCTCCAGCGCCTGCGGCGTAATACGATGAGCAACCCCCGCTTCCCACAGAGTGGTAAGCCTGGCGTCACGCTGTTCGTCGGCCAGCGCCTGCTGTAATCGGAAGGATTCAGCTGCGGGCACGACATCATCCGCTTCGCCATGCCACAGCAGCAGCGGGCGATCGGCGACTCTCTCCAGTTGGCCCGTCACTTCCCATTTCGCCAGCGGCGCGAGAATGGCATCGAAAGTCTCCTGCTGCGCGGCGTTGGTGACCTCTAGCGGCGGGAACAGCGTGCGGGCAAGAGAGGTGAAGTAGCCCGATCCCATCAGGCTGGCGACGCAGCGCACCTCCGGGTGACGAGTCATAATGCCCAGCGCCGTCATGCCGCCCATGGATGCGCCGCCCACCGCCAGCCGGTTCTCTTCAATCAGATTGCGCTGGTGTAACGCATCACGCAGCGTGGCAAACTCTTCAAGATTGCCCTGCAAGATTTGCCAGAACTGACGCAAGCGGCGCTCAGCGTTGCCGCTAAAGCGCGCGCCATGATCGGGCGCGTCGGGCATGATCACGCGAAAACCCGCCTGCGCCAGCGCGACGGCGAAGTAGCTGTAAACCAGCTTTGATGAGGTGAAGCCGTGGTAGAACACGACGCAGGGGAGCGGTTGTTGCCCTTTTCCGGCCGGGAAGGCGTGCAGCGCCTCATTACCTGCAAAGTGGTCTGTCTGAATTTCAATCATTTTTCCCTCCGTGATCTATAGTGCAGATATGCCACCCGCAGCGCGCTGGCGCAAGCCAGATTCCGCATAAGCATTGCGCATGATGAGAGCCAGATTACGCTTTCAAAACACTTTCATTCGAAATCAGTGCTCAAGCTAACACTTCGGGAACATCACCCCCAAAGTGAAACCCATCAGGAACTACACTATGGCTATCAGTAGAGATAAGAAACCGATGCGCGCCCTGCTGCCGCTGTTGTTTGCCCTGCTTATCAGCGGCTGTGCCGCGCTGGAAGGCAAACCGCAACCTGCGCCGCCGGCCACGGAAACGCCGCAAGAGATCAGTCGAAATCAGACGCAGGGATTGCGGGAGATCGGGGCGGTTAACGTCACAGTAATGGGCTCGCCCATGGATGTCGAAACAGCGCTCAAAGCCAAAGCCTCCGAGGCGAAAGCAGACTATTACGTCATCATAATGATGGATGACAGCGTATTCCCCGGCCGTTGGTATGGTCGCGCCCTGCTTTATCGATCGTAGCGAGGTATTGATTTTAAGGACTTTTACACTGCTTTGCGTCCATTGATGTTCTTCTGTGCACTATTGGGTTCTGACTTCTCTTGTGCGTAAGGAAGCCCCGATCCGACTCGGGGTAGCGAAAAATGGAGCTGACGACAATGAAACAATCTCTCGCCTTAAACTCGCTGTTACTCTCTGCCGGTATGTTGCACACCACCGCGCAGTCCGCCGAGTTCGCCTGCGCCGATCGCGTGACGGGGCTTAACGAAATTGGCCTTATTTCGGTCGATAACGTCGCCGGCAGCCAGCAAGATGTTGAGCGTGTCATTGCCCTGAAAGCGGATGAACAGGGCGCCTCCTGGTATCGCATTATTCGCATGCAGGAGGCGATGCAGGTTGATTCATGGCAGGTGCAGGCGATCCTCTACGCCTGAGTGTCGTCAATAAAAGCCACCAAATCAGGGCGTTTCTTTATGCCCCTACTTTCTTTAAGATTATGTTATTCGGGTGATACATCCGTGTAACATATTGTTACAAATCTACGCTAAATGTTGTCCGCTCCCTGCCGTTAAGGAGGCTCACACATACAAAAACGGACACATTATGAGCGCCCTCTTTCGTCGTGCCAGCCTTGGTGCAAAGCTCTCTTTGCTGACTGGTGCAAGCGTTGCGACGCTATTTCTCTTATTTACCTTTCTGATGAGTAACAACGCCAGCCAACAGCTGGAAACGCTGGCTATGGAAGATCTGCACAGCCAGTCTACCGGCGTGGTCGACATGGTAGAGATGTTCAACAGCAGCCTCACTGAAGAAGTTGAGAGCTACACCCGATTGTTTGGCAGTTTCCTGCCGCAGCCGCTTGCCATTGATCCGCAACAGCGCCGCGAGATTAACGGCATCGACGTTCCGCTGCTGAAAGCCGGTGACGTTGAGCTGCACAACAACAACGCCATTCCCGATGATTTCCTTAACCGCACCGGCGCGATTGCCACCCTCTTCGTGCGCAGCGGCAACGAATTTGTGCGTGTTGCCACGTCTCTGCGTAAAGAGAATGGCGATCGCGCGATCGGCACCAAGCTTGATCCCGCCGGCCCGGCGTTTGCTCCGGTGATGAAAGGTGAGGTCTATCGCGGCCTCGCGCTGCTGTTCGGCAAGCGCTATATCACCCAGTATCAGCCGGTAAAAGATGCCAGCGGCAATACCATCGCTATTCTGTTTGTTGGCGTCGATATCACCCGCTCCTGGCAGGTGATGCGCGGCAAAATTCTTGGACGCAAACTGGGCGAGAGCGGACACTTCTTCGTGATTGACCGCAACCCGGGGAAAAACCTCGGCAACTACCTGTTCCACGGTGACCAGGAAGGCAAACGTCCGCAGTGGAGCGAAAGCGATCTGCAGGCGGTGCTGAACAACGAGAGCGGCACCCTGACACAACAGAGTGCGGATGGCCGCACGCTGCTGCTCTCCTACACCGCACTGCCCGGCTGGAACTGGGCGGTCGTGGGTGAAGTCGATAAAGCCACGCTGCTGCACGATGTAAACGCAATGCGTAACCAGTTCCTGCTGGCGGGCGTGATCGTCTCCCTGCTCTTCGCGACGATGTTTGTGGTGATTATTCGCCGCTGGCTGTCGCGTCCGCTGCGTAGCGTGATCGATCTGGCACAGCAATATGCCGCAGGCGATCTGCGCGCCACGCTGGCAGTGGATCGTCAGGATGAGGTGGGAGAGCTGATCGCCGCGATCAATGGCATCGGCGATGGGCTGCATAAAATTGTGCTGCAGGTGCGGGAATCCGCCGCCGAGATCAACCTCGGCACCAATGCACTGGCCGCCGACAGCAGTGAGATCAGCGATCAAATCAATAAGCAGGCCAGCAGCGTCGAAGAGACTTCCGCCAGCATGGAGCAGATTGCCGCCACCGTGCAGCAAAATGCGGCCAATATGGAGCAGACTCAGCACCTGGTAAATGAAACCACCGACGCGGTGAAAAAAGGCGGTCAGACCGTCGAACACTCCGTTGAGACAATGGAAGATATTCGCGCCGCTTCACAGCGTATCGCCGATATTACCCATGTAATCGAGTCAATTGCCTTCCAGACCAACATCCTCGCGCTTAACGCGGCGGTGGAAGCGGCGCGCGCAGGCGAGCATGGCAAAGGCTTTGCCGTTGTTGCCCAGGAAGTACGTGCTCTGGCGGCACGCAGCGCCAACGCGGTGAAAGAGATCGACGCGCTGATTGGCGATACGCTGAAAAAAGTGGGCGAAGGTCACTCTCAGTCGGAAGCGACCCGCATCGCGATGCAGGCGATCATCAATCACATGAACAATATCAACCAGTTGGTTCATGAGATTAACCATGCTTCCCATGAACAATCTGCCGGGATTAATCAGGTGAACCTGGCGATGACGCACATTGGCGATGCCACGCACATCAACGCCGGACGCGTGACCCAGAGTGAAGAGACCGCGCGCATTCTGCGTGAAAAAGGGGCGCATCTGAGCGAGCTGGTCAGCCTGTTCCGCTTAAAAATGGATTAATGGGCTCCGCCCGTGGCGCGCAGCAGCAGGTCACTTTTGACCTGTTCATCAATCCGCGACGCGCCACGGGTATCAAGCATCATCTGACACCACGCCTGCGCTATTGGCGGCGATGCGTGCCGCAGCATTTGCGCACCGACGCCCAGTAGCCAGAGCTGCTGGGTAATCTCCCGCCCTTGCGCCTCGTCCGGCTTACGCAGCCGCGGCTGGAGCTGCCGCCAGGCGCGTTCGAAATGGCGATCCCGCCCTTTTACTGCTGCAAACTCTTCGCTTAATAGCGCCAGCACGCCCGGCTGTTTGGCCAGCACGCGCAGCACATCCAGGCACATCACGTTTCCCGAACCTTCCCAGATACTGTTGACCGGCACTTCGCGGTAGAGCCGCGGCAACTCGCTCTCTTCGCAGTAACCGATACCGCCCAGCACCTCCATCGCTTCGGCGACGAACGGTATGCCGCTTTTACACACCGCGAACTTCGCCACCGGCGTAAAGAGGCGCGCCCATAACGCTTCCTGTGCATCCGCCCGGCTATCCCATGCGCGGGCGAGGCGAAAGATCGTCGCCGTTTGCCCCTCAAGTTGCAGTGCCATGCGGCTGAGCACG
This Kosakonia cowanii JCM 10956 = DSM 18146 DNA region includes the following protein-coding sequences:
- the rpsF gene encoding 30S ribosomal protein S6, which produces MRHYEIVFMVHPDQSEQVPGMIERYTGAITAAEGTIHRLEDWGRRQLAYPINKLHKAHYVLMNVEAPQEAIDELETNFRFNDAVIRSMVMRTKNAVTEASPMVKAKDERRERRDDFANETADDADAGDSEE
- the priB gene encoding primosomal replication protein N — encoded protein: MTNRLVLSGTVCRTPLRKVSPSGIPHCQFVLEHRSVQEEAGFHRQAWCQMPVIISGQENQAITHSITVGSAVTVQGFISCHKAKNGLSKMVLHAEQIELIDSGD
- the yjfP gene encoding esterase, with the protein product MIEIQTDHFAGNEALHAFPAGKGQQPLPCVVFYHGFTSSKLVYSYFAVALAQAGFRVIMPDAPDHGARFSGNAERRLRQFWQILQGNLEEFATLRDALHQRNLIEENRLAVGGASMGGMTALGIMTRHPEVRCVASLMGSGYFTSLARTLFPPLEVTNAAQQETFDAILAPLAKWEVTGQLERVADRPLLLWHGEADDVVPAAESFRLQQALADEQRDARLTTLWEAGVAHRITPQALEATVGFFSRHL
- the fklB gene encoding FKBP-type peptidyl-prolyl cis-trans isomerase — encoded protein: MTTPTFDTIEAQASYGIGLQVGQQLSESGLEGLLPEALVAGIADALAGKQPAVPVDVVHRALREIHERADAVRRSRFEEMAAEGVKYLDENREREGVNSTESGLQFRVITQGEGAIPARTDRVRVHYTGKLIDGTVFDSSVARGEPAEFPVNGVIAGWIEALTLMPVGSKWELTIPHNLAYGERGAGASIPPFSTLVFEVELLEIL
- the rplI gene encoding 50S ribosomal protein L9, with protein sequence MQVILLDKVANLGSLGDQVNVKAGYARNFLVPQGKAVPATKKNVEYFEARRAELEAKLADVLAAANARAEQINALGTVTIASKAGDEGKLFGSIGTRDIADAVTAAGVKVAKSEVRMPNGVLRTTGEHEVDFQVHSEVFAKLTVNVVAE
- the rpsR gene encoding 30S ribosomal protein S18; this encodes MARYFRRRKFCRFTAEGVVEIDYKDIATLKNYITESGKIVPSRITGTRAKYQRQLARAIKRARYLSLLPYTDRHQ
- the yjfN gene encoding DUF1471 family protease activator YjfN, translated to MELTTMKQSLALNSLLLSAGMLHTTAQSAEFACADRVTGLNEIGLISVDNVAGSQQDVERVIALKADEQGASWYRIIRMQEAMQVDSWQVQAILYA
- a CDS encoding methyl-accepting chemotaxis protein; the encoded protein is MSALFRRASLGAKLSLLTGASVATLFLLFTFLMSNNASQQLETLAMEDLHSQSTGVVDMVEMFNSSLTEEVESYTRLFGSFLPQPLAIDPQQRREINGIDVPLLKAGDVELHNNNAIPDDFLNRTGAIATLFVRSGNEFVRVATSLRKENGDRAIGTKLDPAGPAFAPVMKGEVYRGLALLFGKRYITQYQPVKDASGNTIAILFVGVDITRSWQVMRGKILGRKLGESGHFFVIDRNPGKNLGNYLFHGDQEGKRPQWSESDLQAVLNNESGTLTQQSADGRTLLLSYTALPGWNWAVVGEVDKATLLHDVNAMRNQFLLAGVIVSLLFATMFVVIIRRWLSRPLRSVIDLAQQYAAGDLRATLAVDRQDEVGELIAAINGIGDGLHKIVLQVRESAAEINLGTNALAADSSEISDQINKQASSVEETSASMEQIAATVQQNAANMEQTQHLVNETTDAVKKGGQTVEHSVETMEDIRAASQRIADITHVIESIAFQTNILALNAAVEAARAGEHGKGFAVVAQEVRALAARSANAVKEIDALIGDTLKKVGEGHSQSEATRIAMQAIINHMNNINQLVHEINHASHEQSAGINQVNLAMTHIGDATHINAGRVTQSEETARILREKGAHLSELVSLFRLKMD
- a CDS encoding LysM-like peptidoglycan-binding domain-containing protein gives rise to the protein MPGRFELKPTLAKIWHAPDNFRLMDPLPPLHRRGLILAALLVIIGFLLPTTDESVPQRSGEARDAQLDLQNSPNVAPPQVVNDPQLNAPSAEASMQQQESIEQQPSTEQQPTAEQNSQPLATSSGIEQQWRTYRVGEGKTLAQLFRDHNLPPTDVYAMAKVEGDGKPLSNLQSGQMVKIRQNASGVVTGLTIETSGQQVLFTRQPDGSFIRAR
- the cycA gene encoding D-serine/D-alanine/glycine transporter — encoded protein: MVDQVKADADNAAPAEQSLRRNLTNRHIQLIAIGGAIGTGLFMGSGKTISLAGPSIIFVYMIIGFMLFFVMRAMGELLLSNLEYKSFSDFAADLLGPWAGYFTGWTYWFCWVVTGMADVVAITAYAQFWYPGLADWIAALAVVVVLLSLNLATVKMFGEMEFWFAMIKIVAIVALIIVGVGMVLMHFKSPTGVEASFSHLWNEGGFFPKGISGFFAGFQIAVFAFVGIELVGTTAAETKDPEKSLPRAINSIPIRIIMFYVFALIVIMSVTPWSSVVADKSPFVELFVLVGIPAAASIINFVVLTSAASSANSGVFSTSRMLFGLAQDGVAPKAFAKLSKRAVPAKGLTFSCICLLGGVVMLYVNPSAIAAFTMITTVSAILFMFVWTIILCSYLVYRKQRPQLHEKSIYKMPLGKVMCWVCMAFFLFVLVLLTLEADTRQALIVTPLWFVVLGAGWLFAGKKRIANRKP
- a CDS encoding DMT family transporter; translation: MDSPLPTPVFARRHIAYACATLCCLLWGSSYPAIKSGYELFHIATDDIPSKVVFAGYRFLFAGALLLLFALAQRKPIARLSASQFGQLTLLGLTQTSLQYTFFYIGLAYTTGVNGSIMNATGTFFSVLLAHFIYHNDKLSYNKTLGCVLGFAGVMLVNFHGGLADFRFVWQGDGFVILAAFILSAATLYGKRISQTVDPTVMTGWQLAIGGLALLAGGYLTGGKLAVDSAAAVAVLAYLTLLSSVAFALWSALLKVNRVSMIAPFNFVIPVAGSVLSAIFLGENILEWKYAVALVLVCTGIAWVNKRAG
- the bsmA gene encoding biofilm peroxide resistance protein BsmA encodes the protein MRALLPLLFALLISGCAALEGKPQPAPPATETPQEISRNQTQGLREIGAVNVTVMGSPMDVETALKAKASEAKADYYVIIMMDDSVFPGRWYGRALLYRS